The following are from one region of the Lineus longissimus chromosome 19, tnLinLong1.2, whole genome shotgun sequence genome:
- the LOC135503147 gene encoding EF-hand domain-containing protein 1-like: MDGLPFLPGNSFTDPTKGRYHRSHTLGYKNGYSIPTRPEKGIGGVPIPYNQLSEKDLDDLANFRPTLTYGQAKQAPPEDFVPAHVAWDKKVLKFNAYFKQTVHESPKEHYRVRPVNIYYYLEDDSISVVEPVVENSGMPQGKLIKRQRLPKNDEGDHWVWKDLNLGVNVVFYGKVFRITDCDKFTTDFLESEGIIVNPSETLEEDPYIGQRTEAAALKTFATPSAFDKLRQFLELDRKVLRFYALWDDRDSMFGEIRPIVIHYYLVDDTLEVREVHTPNDGRDPFPILITRHKVPKNREKVDSSFPAIVMEYTDSEIKEYFTARDFMIGNTVQLYNRRVLIYDWDKFTMAFYHTHFGVTSVDPIDVRTKAEAMAKMELPPYNGYGSIEDSMQSCLSLIPQPPKKDFIKMLENDHSILRFGAIMDSVKPEDKGRRFIISYHLADDMMSVYEPQVRNSGIIGGKFLEKTRCARPESTIENPRYYGPNDFKVGEMITIFNHRFIVQSADVYVLKYMEEHKDQFSPDTIQSLRDVLSAGMTRKDVIKGAPMKIRRTPGDLERLCAEVKGQLKKMVITDKNRIDEMFLRYNSDRQGYVDGTHLKDMCLRLQLPADDDVIDMIVNECGSDGKIDLEQFRKFFEST, encoded by the exons ATGGATGGTCTTCCTTTCCTACCAGGGAACTCGTTCACGGACCCAACG AAAGGGCGTTACCACAGATCACACACTCTTGGCTACAAGAATGGTTACTCCATCCCAACCCGTCCAGAAAAGGGCATTGGTGGCGTTCCGATCCCATATAACCAGCTCAGCGAAAAAGATCTCGACGACCTAGCAAATTTCCGCCCAACACTGACCTACGGCCAAGCCAAGCAAGCCCCACCAGAGGACTTTGTTCCGGCCCATGTTGCCTGGGACAAAAAGGTGTTGAAATTCAACGCCTACTTCAAACAAACGGTCCACGAGTCACCAAAGGAGCACTACAGGGTGCGACCAGTCAATATTTACTACTATCTTGAGGATGACAGCATCTCAGTTGTCGAACCGGTTGTGGAAAACTCTGGAATGCCACAAG GTAAACTCATCAAGAGACAGCGACTTCCCAAAAATGATGAAGGTGACCACTGGGTATGGAAAGACCTCAACCTCGGCGTAAACGTTGTCTTCTACGGCAAGGTTTTCCGCATCACCGACTGTGACAAGTTTACGACAGATTTCCTCGAGAGTGAAGGTATCATCGTCAACCCGTCGGAAACTCTGGAGGAGGATCCTTACATCGGACAGAGAACCGAAGCCGCTGCTCTGAAAACTTTCGCAACGCCATCTGCATTCGATAAGCTGCGACAGTTTTTGGAACTTGACCGAAAAGTACTGAGATTCTATGCCTTGTGGGACGACAGGGATAGCATGTTCGGAGAAATTAGGCCAATTGTAATTCAT TATTACCTTGTTGACGACACGTTAGAGGTCCGCGAAGTCCACACACCCAACGACGGCCGTGATCCCTTCCCTATCCTCATCACCCGCCACAAAGTACCGAAAAACCGTGAAAAGGTCGACTCATCATTCCCCGCCATCGTCATGGAATACACCGACAGCGAAATCAAGGAATATTTCACCGCTAGAGACTTTATGATCGGTAATACCGTCCAGCTTTACAATCGGCGCGTTTTGATTTACGATTGGGATAAATTCACGATGGCGTTCTATCACACTCATTTCGGCGTGACGTCGGTGGACCCCATTGACGTGAGGACAAAGGCTGAGGCGATGGCAAAGATG GAACTGCCCCCGTACAATGGCTACGGCTCGATCGAGGATTCGATGCAGTCTTGCCTGTCGCTAATCCCGCAGCCTCCGAAGAAAGACTTTATTAAGATGCTCGAGAATGACCACAGCATCCTGAGATTTGGCGCAATCATG GATTCCGTGAAACCGGAGGACAAGGGCCGACGCTTCATCATCTCATACCATCTTGCTGACGACATGATGTCAGTCTACGAACCCCAAGTCAGAAACTCTGGCATCATCGGCGGGAAATTCTTAGAAAAGACGCGGTGTGCCCGCCCAGAAAGCACCATCGAGAACCCGAGATACTACGGGCCTAACGATTTCAAAGTTGGCGAGATGATTACGATCTTTAATCATCGATTCATCGTTCAGTCGGCCGATGTTTACGTTTTGAAGTATATGGAGGAGCACAAGGATCAATTCAGTCCCGACACGATCCAGTCGCTGCGTGACGTGCTCAGCGCGGGAATGACCAGGAAGGACGTCATCAAAGGAGCACCCATGAAGATCAGGCGAAC GCCTGGTGACCTTGAAAGGTTATGCGCAgaggtcaaaggtcagctgaAGAAGATGGTGATCACGGACAAGAACCGTATCGACGAGATGTTCCTGAGGTACAACTCCGATCGTCAAGGTTACGTCGACGGTACTCATCTGAAAGATATGTGCCTTCGCCTGCAGTTGCCCGCAGACGATGATGTTATAGATATG ATCGTAAACGAATGTGGATCCGATGGAAAGATCGACTTGGAGCAGTTCAGGAAATTCTTCGAGAGCACTTAG
- the LOC135503150 gene encoding mu-type opioid receptor-like, whose protein sequence is MEPREANYTSQTVWVVEDQEEDVPEDPEVLVLRLIYLIVTKYSWIVIVPIGLFGNVMAIIVTLQKDNRRISTCNYMTALALADSNTLLVLAWGMVLMSWRTDPPTEFAMQMNWYQGYASAVLSGFCLAEMTIDRLIVVRFPMAAPRLCTTRRACVTILVTFAVVFGLNLYIFFSYVYEFNEETGEGLLKMSVPHAPELETLGNTAQLAIGTILPFCIIVTCNIWIIVVLRNASKSREIMGVSKDGQKAREKETTHLTRMLILVSIAYVVTSIPFRLWEVSMSIHEVNKQYDMNEEYWKLRFYCQHFIILQFWELNYAINFYLYCIGGGKKYRDDIRNRLGKVFLCLSPKSFGERRQ, encoded by the exons ATGGAGCCCCGTGAAGCGAACTATACCTCACAGACAGTATGGGTAGTGGAGGACCAGGAGGAGGATGTACCGGAGGACCCAGAGGTACTTGTCCTCCGTTTGATCTACCTAATAGTCACAAAATACTCATGGATCGTCATAGTTCCTATTGGACTTTTCGGAAACGTGATGGCGATAATTGTAACCCTACAAAAGGACAACCGACGAATATCAACTTGTAACTATATGACTGCTCTTGCCTTGGCCGATTCTAATACTCTCCTCGTGCTCGCGTGGGGGATGGTTTTGATGAGTTGGAGGACGGATCCTCCCACTGAGTTTGCCATGCA GATGAACTGGTACCAAGGCTATGCTAGCGCCGTTCTCTCGGGATTCTGCCTGGCCGAGATGACCATCGACCGATTGATCGTGGTGAGGTTCCCAATGGCGGCGCCCAGACTCTGCACGACGAGACGCGCCTGTGTCACCATACTCGTAACATTTGCGGTGGTTTTCGGCCTGAACCTCTACATATTTTTCAGCTATGTGTACGAATTTAATGAAGAGACGG GTGAAGGCCTTTTAAAGATGTCTGTGCCACACGCCCCTGAGTTAGAAACCCTCGGCAATACCGCACAACTGGCAATCGGGACAATCCTCCCGTTCTGTATCATCGTGACGTGCAATATCTGGATCATAGTTGTTTTACGCAATGCCTCTAAGAGCAGAGAGATCATGGGGGTCAGCAAGGACGGTCAAAAGGCCCGAGAAAAAGAGACCACGCACTTGACAAGGATGTTAATTCTCGTCAGTATTGCCTACGTCGTGACGTCAATTCCGTTCAGATTGTGGGAAGTCTCAATGAGCATCCATGAAGTCAATAAACAATACGACATGAATGAGGAATACTGGAAGTTACGATTCTATTGCCAGCATTTTATCATCTTGCAGTTCTGGGAGTTAAATTATGCCATTAATTTCTACCTTTATTGTATAGGGGGCGGTAAGAAGTATCGAGATGACATTAGGAACAGGTTGGGAAAGGTCTTTCTCTGTTTATCCCCGAAATCGTTTGGAGAACGTCGTCAATAG
- the LOC135502885 gene encoding proton-coupled zinc antiporter SLC30A2-like isoform X7 codes for MFKATPIGEVLLQMGNTPAHKYDPLVQNPLVGTDYRSIGSPNSSDEDDETGNHCHRREKSTEVDNKARNKLIIASILCLIFMCGEAVGGALARSLAVVTDAAHLLTDFASFMISLLAIYLASRPATKKMSFGWYRAEVMGALVSVLMIWVVTGILVYMAVLRVINEDYEIDAKIMLITAAVGVMFNIVMGCTLHQHGHTHGGGHGHSHGGLSTTSSASDLEAGNNSDEAVSDISGDSKCSKDSQKKRKKEQNINVKAAFIHVIGDFVQSLGVLIAAFIIYFKPEWKIADPICTFLFSVLVLITTINILRDTLHVLMEGAPQGLDFNEVKQSFFEIKGVKEVHNLRMWSLTIDKAALSVHLAIDKKHNSQEVLKQASRMVRQRFNIHDVTLQVEEYCDTMEACDDCKDPTD; via the exons ATGTTTAAAGCGACACCTATTGGTGAGGTTCTGCTTCAGATGGGGAATACGCCGGCACATAAGTACGATCCCCTGGTACAGAACCCACTAGTTGG gacTGATTACCGCAGTATCGGATCCCCCAACTCAAGCGACGAGGATGACGAAACAG GTAATCACTGCCATCGGAGGGAGAAGAGCACAGAGGTGGACAACAAGGCCCGCAACAAACTCATCATCGCAAGCATACTTTGCCTCATTTTCATGTGTGGCGAGGCTGTGG GTGGAGCCTTGGCCAGAAGTTTAGCTGTGGTGACGGATGCTGCCCATCTCCTCACCGACTTCGCCAGTTTCATGATCAGTTTATTAGCCATATATCTCGCGTCGCGCCCAGCCACCAAGAAGATGAGTTTCGGCTGGTACAGAGCAG AGGTGATGGGGGCGCTAGTATCAGTGTTGATGATCTGGGTGGTAACCGGTATTCTTGTATATATGGCCGTTCTCCGTGTTATCAACGAGGATTATGAAATCGATGCTAaaattatgttaatcactgccGCAGTTGGAGTCATGTTCAACATTGT GATGGGCTGTACCCTTCATCAACACGGCCACACCCACGGCGGGGGACACGGTCACAGCCACGGCGGCCTAAGCACGACCAGTAGCGCCTCTGATCTTGAAGCGGGAAACAACAGTGACGAAGCTGTATCTGACATTAGTGGAGACTCAAAATGCAGCAAGGATAGTcagaaaaaaaggaagaaaGAACAAAATATCAATGTGAAAGCAGCTTTTATTCATGTTATAGGAGATTTTGTTCAAAGTTTAGGGGTTCTCATTGCGGCTTTCATTATATATTTTAAG CCTGAGTGGAAAATAGCGGATCCAATCTGTACATTTCTTTTCTCTGTTTTGGTGCTGATCACAACAATCAATATTCTGAGGGACACGCTCCACGTCTTAATGGAAG GTGCCCCACAAGGTCTGGACTTCAATGAAGTGAAGCAGTCATTCTTCGAAATCAAGGGAGTTAAGGAGGTTCACAACCTGAGGATGTGGTCGCTGACGATAGACAAGGCAGCACTATCAGTACATTTGGCAATCG ATAAGAAACACAATTCACAGGAAGTCCTCAAGCAGGCGTCGCGGATGGTGCGGCAGCGTTTTAACATTCATGACGTCACGCTCCAAGTCGAGGAATATTGCGACACGATGGAGGCCTGCGACGACTGCAAAGACCCGACCGACTGA
- the LOC135502885 gene encoding proton-coupled zinc antiporter SLC30A2-like isoform X5, which translates to MFKATPIGEVLLQMGNTPAHKYDPLVQNPLVGTDYRSIGSPNSSDEDDETGLITSITNSGSHCHVKRKGNIINRSAQKQLMLASLLCVIFMIGEGVGGALARSLAVVTDAAHLLTDFASFMISLLAIYLASRPATKKMSFGWYRAEVMGALVSVLMIWVVTGILVYMAVLRVINEDYEIDAKIMLITAAVGVMFNIVMGCTLHQHGHTHGGGHGHSHGGLSTTSSASDLEAGNNSDEAVSDISGDSKCSKDSQKKRKKEQNINVKAAFIHVIGDFVQSLGVLIAAFIIYFKPEWKIADPICTFLFSVLVLITTINILRDTLHVLMEGAPQGLDFNEVKQSFFEIKGVKEVHNLRMWSLTIDKAALSVHLAIDKKHNSQEVLKQASRMVRQRFNIHDVTLQVEEYCDTMEACDDCKDPTD; encoded by the exons ATGTTTAAAGCGACACCTATTGGTGAGGTTCTGCTTCAGATGGGGAATACGCCGGCACATAAGTACGATCCCCTGGTACAGAACCCACTAGTTGG gacTGATTACCGCAGTATCGGATCCCCCAACTCAAGCGACGAGGATGACGAAACAG GTTTAATCACTTCCATTACCAATTCCGGCTCTCACTGCCACGTAAAAAGAAAGGGTAATATCATCAACAGATCTGCCCAGAAACAGCTCATGTTGGCGAGTTTGTTATGTGTAATTTTCATGATCGGAGAGGGAGTGG GTGGAGCCTTGGCCAGAAGTTTAGCTGTGGTGACGGATGCTGCCCATCTCCTCACCGACTTCGCCAGTTTCATGATCAGTTTATTAGCCATATATCTCGCGTCGCGCCCAGCCACCAAGAAGATGAGTTTCGGCTGGTACAGAGCAG AGGTGATGGGGGCGCTAGTATCAGTGTTGATGATCTGGGTGGTAACCGGTATTCTTGTATATATGGCCGTTCTCCGTGTTATCAACGAGGATTATGAAATCGATGCTAaaattatgttaatcactgccGCAGTTGGAGTCATGTTCAACATTGT GATGGGCTGTACCCTTCATCAACACGGCCACACCCACGGCGGGGGACACGGTCACAGCCACGGCGGCCTAAGCACGACCAGTAGCGCCTCTGATCTTGAAGCGGGAAACAACAGTGACGAAGCTGTATCTGACATTAGTGGAGACTCAAAATGCAGCAAGGATAGTcagaaaaaaaggaagaaaGAACAAAATATCAATGTGAAAGCAGCTTTTATTCATGTTATAGGAGATTTTGTTCAAAGTTTAGGGGTTCTCATTGCGGCTTTCATTATATATTTTAAG CCTGAGTGGAAAATAGCGGATCCAATCTGTACATTTCTTTTCTCTGTTTTGGTGCTGATCACAACAATCAATATTCTGAGGGACACGCTCCACGTCTTAATGGAAG GTGCCCCACAAGGTCTGGACTTCAATGAAGTGAAGCAGTCATTCTTCGAAATCAAGGGAGTTAAGGAGGTTCACAACCTGAGGATGTGGTCGCTGACGATAGACAAGGCAGCACTATCAGTACATTTGGCAATCG ATAAGAAACACAATTCACAGGAAGTCCTCAAGCAGGCGTCGCGGATGGTGCGGCAGCGTTTTAACATTCATGACGTCACGCTCCAAGTCGAGGAATATTGCGACACGATGGAGGCCTGCGACGACTGCAAAGACCCGACCGACTGA